From one Catellatospora sp. IY07-71 genomic stretch:
- a CDS encoding TMEM175 family protein → MIEDGLSVPEPACWDGPAPYRDHVARDTSARVWGRDTVEFGRVTAFSDGLFSIAMTLLIVEVTVPHLVDKESTRELAQQLADLIPNFVGFFISFAMIGRYWVAHHKMFSVLRGTDYGLIVRNLFYLAFIAFLPFPTALLGDYFGNPLAVVAYAVVAGTVSTLEVVLIRHAWRAKLLRVRVTPAVMRWASIMSLSPVVAFAVSIPVAFASSVAAVVIWFLPLVFGIFTAHRAPAGAEVLE, encoded by the coding sequence ATGATCGAGGACGGCCTGTCCGTCCCGGAACCGGCCTGCTGGGACGGCCCGGCGCCGTATCGTGATCATGTGGCCCGGGACACCTCCGCGCGCGTCTGGGGGCGCGACACCGTGGAGTTCGGCCGGGTGACCGCGTTCAGCGACGGCCTGTTCTCGATCGCGATGACGCTGCTCATCGTGGAGGTGACCGTGCCTCACCTGGTCGACAAGGAGAGCACCCGGGAGCTGGCGCAGCAGCTGGCGGACCTGATCCCGAACTTCGTCGGCTTCTTCATCTCGTTCGCGATGATCGGCCGCTACTGGGTGGCCCATCACAAGATGTTCAGCGTGCTCCGCGGCACCGACTACGGCCTGATCGTCCGCAACCTGTTCTACCTGGCCTTCATCGCGTTCCTGCCGTTCCCGACGGCGCTGCTCGGCGACTACTTCGGCAACCCGCTGGCCGTCGTCGCGTACGCGGTCGTGGCCGGGACGGTCAGCACGCTGGAGGTGGTGCTGATCCGCCACGCCTGGCGGGCGAAGCTGCTGCGGGTGCGGGTCACCCCGGCGGTGATGCGGTGGGCTTCGATCATGTCGCTGTCGCCGGTGGTGGCGTTCGCGGTGTCGATCCCGGTGGCGTTCGCCAGCAGCGTCGCCGCCGTGGTGATCTGGTTCCTGCCGCTCGTGTTCGGGATCTTCACGGCCCACCGGGCGCCGGCGGGCGCGGAGGTGTTGGAGTGA
- a CDS encoding DUF3817 domain-containing protein, whose translation MSSTAGRWFRYAAIAETISWVGLLIGMFFKYIVVKNDIGVFVFGRVHGAMFVFYLATMLWTAKVHRWGFGRLVVGGAASIPPFLGLLFERWVAKRDAVAEPAEAEPAVASAR comes from the coding sequence ATGTCGAGCACCGCAGGCCGCTGGTTCCGCTACGCCGCCATCGCCGAGACCATCTCGTGGGTGGGCCTGCTCATCGGCATGTTCTTCAAGTACATCGTGGTGAAGAACGACATCGGAGTGTTCGTCTTCGGTCGGGTGCACGGCGCGATGTTCGTGTTCTACCTGGCCACCATGCTCTGGACGGCCAAGGTGCACCGGTGGGGCTTCGGCCGCCTGGTCGTGGGCGGCGCCGCGTCGATCCCGCCGTTCCTGGGCCTGCTGTTCGAGCGCTGGGTCGCCAAGCGGGACGCCGTCGCGGAGCCCGCCGAGGCCGAGCCCGCGGTCGCCTCGGCTCGCTGA
- a CDS encoding NAD(P)/FAD-dependent oxidoreductase encodes MAVLGGGLAGLATALRLQAAGLSTIVFEAHGHAGGCAGYFRHRGFSFDVGATTLVDFAPGGVGAELLTAAGIPDLDAEHLPGYVAWLPDRVVTLHREQHRWHAERLRALGDTRAHRRFWAELDRLAEVFWAASRSGIRLPIRTPADAVHDLRAVGLRHLPLVRHLGRTMGDALRAHGLRDQDSLVALLGMLVEDTVHSTVDRAPLINAALGVTIRGAGLSRHRGGMHGFWRTVVARYRELGGDLRTGCRVERVAGREGAFTVHTARGTVAAGAVVSALPAQVTAEVTAGTPVAHRLRPYLERDEPDLGGAVVVFLGVPEEEVAGQEFTHHQLMQDYDRPLGEGNNMFVSVSAPGDTVSAPPGHRAVMISTHTELAGWRALPEAAYAERKREIGERLVELTRRVYPGLGERAVVRHVGTPRSYERFTWRPGGAVGGVRQTLRNSNQSAVPHRSGLPGFWLVGDSTWPGLGTVACVLGSRIVADDVRRHARVHGGVR; translated from the coding sequence GTGGCGGTGCTCGGGGGTGGGCTGGCCGGGCTGGCCACCGCGCTGCGGCTACAGGCTGCGGGACTGTCCACGATCGTGTTCGAGGCGCACGGGCACGCCGGCGGCTGCGCCGGCTACTTCCGGCACCGCGGCTTCTCCTTCGACGTCGGCGCGACCACGCTGGTCGACTTCGCGCCCGGCGGGGTCGGCGCCGAGCTGCTGACCGCCGCCGGGATTCCCGACCTCGACGCCGAGCACCTGCCCGGCTACGTCGCCTGGCTGCCCGACCGCGTCGTCACCCTGCACCGCGAGCAGCACCGCTGGCACGCCGAGCGGCTGCGCGCGCTGGGGGACACCCGGGCGCACCGGCGGTTCTGGGCCGAGCTGGACCGGCTCGCCGAGGTGTTCTGGGCGGCCAGCCGGTCGGGCATCCGGCTGCCGATCCGCACCCCGGCCGACGCCGTGCACGACCTGCGCGCGGTCGGGCTGCGGCACCTGCCGCTGGTGCGCCACCTGGGCCGCACCATGGGCGACGCGCTGCGCGCGCACGGCCTGCGCGATCAGGACTCGCTGGTGGCGCTGCTGGGCATGCTGGTCGAGGACACGGTGCACAGCACCGTCGACCGGGCGCCCCTGATCAACGCCGCGCTCGGGGTGACCATCCGCGGCGCGGGCCTGTCCCGGCACCGCGGCGGCATGCACGGCTTCTGGCGTACGGTCGTGGCGCGCTACCGCGAGCTGGGCGGCGACCTGCGCACCGGCTGCCGGGTGGAGCGGGTCGCCGGGCGGGAGGGCGCGTTCACCGTGCACACCGCGCGCGGCACGGTCGCGGCCGGGGCCGTGGTCAGCGCCCTGCCCGCGCAGGTCACCGCCGAGGTGACCGCGGGCACGCCGGTAGCGCACCGGCTGCGGCCATACCTGGAACGCGACGAGCCCGACCTCGGCGGGGCCGTGGTGGTGTTCCTCGGGGTGCCCGAGGAGGAGGTGGCCGGGCAGGAGTTCACCCACCACCAGCTCATGCAGGATTACGACCGGCCGCTGGGCGAGGGCAACAACATGTTCGTCTCGGTCTCCGCGCCCGGCGACACGGTCAGCGCCCCGCCGGGCCACCGCGCCGTCATGATCTCCACGCACACCGAGCTGGCCGGCTGGCGCGCCCTGCCCGAGGCGGCGTACGCCGAGCGCAAGCGCGAGATCGGCGAGCGGCTGGTGGAGCTGACCCGCCGGGTCTACCCGGGGCTGGGCGAGCGGGCCGTGGTACGGCACGTCGGCACGCCGCGCAGCTACGAGCGGTTCACCTGGCGGCCCGGCGGGGCGGTGGGCGGGGTGCGGCAGACGCTGCGCAACAGCAACCAGTCCGCCGTGCCGCACCGCTCCGGTCTGCCCGGGTTCTGGCTGGTCGGCGACTCGACCTGGCCGGGGCTGGGCACCGTCGCCTGCGTGCTGGGCAGCCGCATCGTCGCCGACGACGTGCGCCGCCACGCCCGCGTCCACGGAGGTGTGCGATGA
- a CDS encoding fatty acid desaturase: MRGGLPSLGEVGADLLAVSPWRTRLALVRPYLGIGVFALVCWAGWWWLTPLVVFGIFVAVVTVTHDVVHRALGLSARQSDWALFLMGLVLLESGHAYRSTHLQHHRLFPSDEDPEGYPANLSFLGAVGYGPVFLVRLWWWSWRRARGDRGLRAWLLAEAAMPFAAVGGGVLLWPVTPGLLVYAVMAIAGSWVYPLLTVYLPHHDYGDEPLTQTRTLRGRVIPAIFLELTYHLEHHLYPQIPSHRLPELARRLDPHLSAAGVRPIRVI; encoded by the coding sequence ATGAGGGGCGGGCTGCCCAGCCTCGGGGAGGTCGGCGCGGACCTGCTCGCCGTCTCGCCGTGGCGCACGCGGCTCGCGCTGGTCCGGCCGTACCTCGGCATCGGGGTCTTCGCCCTGGTCTGCTGGGCGGGCTGGTGGTGGCTGACCCCGCTGGTGGTGTTCGGGATCTTCGTCGCCGTGGTGACGGTGACCCACGACGTGGTGCACCGGGCGCTGGGGCTGTCCGCGCGGCAGTCCGACTGGGCGCTGTTCCTGATGGGACTCGTGCTGCTGGAGAGCGGCCACGCCTACCGGTCCACGCACCTGCAGCACCACCGGCTGTTCCCCAGCGACGAGGATCCGGAGGGCTACCCGGCGAACCTGTCGTTCCTGGGCGCGGTCGGCTACGGGCCGGTGTTCCTGGTCCGGCTGTGGTGGTGGTCGTGGCGGCGCGCCCGCGGCGACCGGGGGCTGCGGGCCTGGCTGCTGGCGGAGGCGGCGATGCCGTTCGCCGCGGTGGGCGGCGGGGTGCTGCTGTGGCCGGTCACGCCGGGGCTGCTGGTATATGCGGTGATGGCGATCGCGGGCTCCTGGGTCTACCCCTTGCTCACGGTGTACCTGCCGCACCACGATTACGGCGACGAGCCGCTCACCCAGACGCGTACGCTGCGCGGGCGGGTCATCCCCGCGATCTTCCTCGAACTGACCTACCACCTGGAGCACCATCTGTACCCGCAGATCCCCAGCCACCGGCTGCCCGAGCTGGCCCGCCGCCTCGACCCGCACCTGTCTGCGGCGGGCGTGCGCCCCATCCGGGTCATCTGA
- a CDS encoding TetR/AcrR family transcriptional regulator encodes MPRADTRARVLQAAVHTLAAEGYGRCTARAVARTGGFAPGVIYYHFADLDDLFVATAQYTSEARLARYRAELAEVATASDTLAALRRLYAEDGSAGYIAAVQELVAAANANARLAEQVKAQTAQWQDFAAGIIERLLTGTPLAEVIPVREVATAAVALYLGMEMLSHLEAHRLGPDALFDAAERFAPLVDAWRLGLLSGQ; translated from the coding sequence ATGCCCCGTGCCGACACCCGGGCGCGGGTGCTGCAGGCGGCCGTACACACCCTCGCCGCCGAGGGGTACGGCCGCTGCACCGCCCGCGCCGTGGCCCGGACCGGCGGCTTCGCGCCCGGCGTCATCTACTACCACTTCGCCGATCTCGACGACCTGTTCGTCGCGACCGCGCAGTACACCAGCGAGGCGCGGCTGGCCCGCTACCGTGCCGAGCTGGCCGAGGTCGCCACCGCCTCCGACACGCTGGCCGCGCTGCGCCGCCTCTACGCCGAGGACGGGTCCGCCGGGTACATCGCCGCCGTGCAGGAGCTGGTCGCCGCGGCCAACGCCAACGCCCGGCTCGCCGAGCAGGTTAAGGCGCAGACCGCCCAGTGGCAGGACTTCGCGGCCGGGATCATCGAGCGCCTGCTCACGGGCACGCCGCTGGCCGAGGTGATCCCGGTTCGCGAGGTCGCCACGGCGGCGGTCGCGCTCTACCTGGGCATGGAGATGCTGTCCCATCTGGAGGCCCACCGCCTCGGCCCGGACGCCCTGTTCGACGCCGCGGAACGGTTCGCGCCGCTGGTCGACGCCTGGCGGCTGGGCCTGCTGTCGGGGCAGTGA
- a CDS encoding M23 family metallopeptidase: protein MQTSPEHPARPRGTDRRHLLGMITAALAVGVIPEAWLAEAAYAAPAWNRPFDKWIPITAGFGMRTDPITGESRMHYGTDYSASGILGYPIRACAAGTVSVGYNAAGFGHYATVTHADGWRTLYGHMREAPVVGSGTQVAAGQHLGNVGSTGRSTGPHLHLEITQNGAYHNPESILAGAPYAGAPGNPPSILTKDGLMYLIWSTGGTGYLVTPNRVIGLRSMAHYNLFKRIINSNQAAAQPEVFNALEIDQINAYLNGTVPA from the coding sequence ATGCAGACATCACCTGAGCACCCAGCGAGGCCGCGCGGCACGGACCGGCGGCACCTGCTCGGAATGATCACCGCCGCGCTCGCCGTCGGCGTCATCCCCGAAGCCTGGCTCGCCGAGGCCGCGTACGCCGCACCCGCGTGGAACCGGCCGTTCGACAAGTGGATCCCGATCACGGCCGGCTTCGGCATGCGGACCGACCCGATCACCGGGGAGTCGCGGATGCACTACGGCACCGACTACAGCGCGAGCGGCATCCTGGGCTACCCGATCCGGGCGTGCGCCGCGGGCACGGTGAGCGTCGGCTACAACGCCGCCGGCTTCGGCCACTACGCCACGGTCACCCACGCCGACGGCTGGCGCACCCTCTACGGCCACATGCGCGAGGCGCCCGTGGTCGGCAGCGGCACGCAGGTCGCCGCCGGGCAGCACCTCGGCAACGTCGGCTCGACGGGCCGGTCGACGGGGCCGCACCTGCACCTGGAGATCACCCAGAACGGCGCGTACCACAACCCGGAGTCGATCCTCGCGGGCGCGCCGTACGCCGGGGCGCCCGGCAATCCACCCTCCATTCTCACCAAGGACGGACTGATGTACCTCATCTGGAGCACCGGCGGCACCGGCTACCTGGTCACCCCGAACCGTGTCATCGGCCTGCGCTCGATGGCGCACTACAACCTGTTCAAGCGCATCATCAACTCCAACCAGGCCGCCGCCCAGCCGGAGGTGTTCAACGCCCTGGAGATCGACCAGATCAACGCCTACCTGAACGGCACCGTCCCCGCGTGA
- a CDS encoding cutinase family protein, which produces MRQTRPRPFPPRLRRAARATALALATLTAAAAVATPAHAVSSTATCPGVIVIGVRGTNEAAGTGGNTYQYASGGFGGRLNLTSSAVIETSYTARRIGLKYPATAIAPIYPVSQGTGTDNLKSLVTSLGSTCSSATRFVLVGYSQGAHVIGDALASDSSKRIAAAYRSRIAAVVFFGDPTYRKGEPFNVGGATGTGTWPRAAGVLSEFNSRLRSYCYANDKWCQNASDPNDVHGTKYQTSTVQTAAKNFILSKL; this is translated from the coding sequence ATGCGGCAGACACGTCCCCGACCGTTCCCGCCGAGGCTGCGCCGCGCGGCGCGGGCCACCGCGCTGGCACTGGCCACCCTCACCGCGGCCGCGGCCGTCGCCACCCCCGCGCACGCCGTCAGCTCCACGGCGACCTGCCCCGGCGTCATCGTCATCGGCGTCCGCGGCACCAACGAGGCCGCCGGCACCGGTGGCAACACCTACCAGTACGCCAGCGGCGGCTTCGGCGGGCGCCTGAACCTGACCTCCAGCGCCGTCATCGAGACGTCGTACACCGCGCGCCGCATCGGGCTCAAGTACCCGGCGACCGCCATCGCGCCGATCTACCCGGTCAGCCAGGGCACCGGCACGGACAACCTCAAGAGCCTGGTCACCTCGCTCGGCAGCACCTGCTCGTCGGCCACCAGGTTCGTCCTCGTCGGATACTCGCAGGGTGCGCACGTCATCGGCGACGCCCTGGCCAGCGACTCCAGCAAGCGGATCGCCGCGGCCTACCGCAGCCGCATCGCCGCGGTCGTGTTCTTCGGCGACCCCACCTACCGCAAGGGCGAGCCGTTCAACGTCGGGGGCGCGACGGGCACCGGCACCTGGCCCCGCGCCGCCGGTGTGCTGAGCGAGTTCAACAGCCGGCTGCGCTCGTACTGCTACGCCAACGACAAGTGGTGCCAGAACGCCAGCGACCCCAACGACGTCCACGGCACGAAGTACCAGACGTCGACGGTGCAGACCGCGGCGAAGAACTTCATCCTCTCCAAGCTCTGA